From the genome of Trueperaceae bacterium, one region includes:
- a CDS encoding MFS transporter, translating into MKRGRTGLGSWQLLGLGVGAASLAITWGLYNNFMPLLLRDYVRSSGMRGAIMGLDNVMAMILLPLLGTWSDRIDGPLGKRLPFLIVSMPLAAVLFALLPFAKAAFWTLLAVDVAFLLTMTAFRAPLAALMPDHVPPSGRPHANAVLTMLGAVGGAIGLLFVAPMADVAPWFPFAVAGAVILAALFAVRAATEPHPPYVSAGVIQEDAPLLGGLVRDAATVLRAREGGILLVLVAVFFAFFGYSALEAQFSTFATEEFGLSGGSSGMIMGVTIAGFVVMALPAARLAHRLGELNTMRLGASLLALWLLVATLTADPATLSIWLGLGGASWAFVLVPAYPLVVNQGGEDRVGFYTGIYYLFGSAAAILAPSSVGAAMDLLGNSVLLPAVGVSMVITAVTLTLAMRSRSARA; encoded by the coding sequence GTGAAGCGGGGCAGGACCGGCCTGGGCAGCTGGCAACTCCTGGGCCTCGGCGTAGGCGCGGCTAGTCTGGCCATCACCTGGGGCCTCTACAACAACTTCATGCCGCTGCTTCTGCGGGACTACGTGCGTTCGAGCGGCATGCGCGGCGCGATCATGGGCCTCGACAACGTGATGGCCATGATCCTCCTCCCGCTACTCGGCACCTGGTCCGACAGGATCGACGGCCCGCTCGGCAAGCGTCTGCCCTTCCTGATCGTGAGCATGCCGCTTGCCGCCGTCCTGTTCGCGCTCCTACCCTTCGCGAAGGCCGCCTTCTGGACGCTCCTGGCGGTCGACGTCGCGTTCCTCCTCACCATGACCGCCTTCCGCGCGCCGCTCGCGGCGCTCATGCCCGACCACGTCCCGCCCAGCGGCAGACCCCACGCCAACGCGGTCCTCACCATGTTGGGGGCCGTCGGGGGCGCCATCGGCCTCCTCTTCGTCGCCCCCATGGCGGACGTGGCGCCCTGGTTCCCGTTCGCTGTAGCCGGCGCCGTCATCCTCGCGGCGCTGTTCGCCGTGCGGGCGGCCACGGAGCCGCATCCGCCCTACGTCAGCGCCGGCGTCATCCAGGAAGACGCGCCCCTGCTCGGTGGCCTGGTCCGCGACGCCGCCACGGTCTTGCGCGCTAGGGAGGGCGGGATCCTCCTGGTGCTGGTGGCCGTCTTCTTCGCCTTCTTCGGCTATTCGGCGCTGGAAGCGCAGTTCAGCACGTTCGCCACGGAGGAGTTCGGTCTGAGCGGCGGCAGCTCGGGCATGATCATGGGGGTGACCATCGCCGGCTTCGTGGTGATGGCGCTGCCGGCCGCCCGACTCGCGCACCGCCTCGGCGAGCTGAACACCATGCGTCTCGGCGCCTCGCTCCTCGCCCTCTGGCTGCTCGTGGCCACGCTGACCGCCGACCCCGCCACCCTCTCCATCTGGCTCGGACTGGGCGGCGCGTCGTGGGCGTTCGTACTCGTGCCCGCCTACCCTCTGGTCGTCAACCAGGGCGGCGAGGACCGCGTGGGCTTCTACACCGGCATCTACTACCTGTTCGGCTCGGCGGCCGCCATCCTGGCCCCCAGCTCGGTCGGCGCCGCCATGGACCTGTTGGGGAACAGCGTGCTCCTGCCGGCCGTCGGCGTCAGCATGGTCATCACGGCGGTGACGCTCACGCTGGCCATGCGCTCGCGATCGGCCCGAGCGTAA
- the mnhG gene encoding monovalent cation/H(+) antiporter subunit G, whose translation MTPFVAAVVVLLALFGAALAAVGSYGLLRLRSFYERAHPATLAATLGATSILLAALLFYSTSAGRLLPKALLLIVFIPLVNPVTTMLLARAALSRDRAKRRLTPVVTGSADEDWLREADELVRAQAEAAKQPAVREDDGGA comes from the coding sequence GTGACCCCCTTCGTCGCCGCCGTCGTAGTCCTTCTCGCGCTCTTCGGCGCGGCGCTCGCGGCCGTCGGCTCGTACGGGCTGCTGCGGCTGCGCTCCTTCTACGAGCGCGCCCATCCGGCGACGCTGGCGGCCACCCTCGGCGCCACGTCCATCCTCCTGGCCGCGCTCCTCTTCTACTCCACGTCCGCCGGCAGACTCCTCCCCAAGGCGCTGCTCCTGATCGTGTTCATCCCCCTCGTGAACCCTGTCACGACCATGCTCCTGGCGCGCGCGGCGCTCTCCCGCGACAGGGCGAAGCGGCGCCTCACGCCCGTAGTGACCGGGAGCGCCGACGAGGACTGGCTGCGGGAGGCCGACGAACTCGTGCGTGCGCAGGCCGAGGCGGCGAAGCAGCCGGCCGTACGAGAGGACGACGGTGGCGCGTGA
- a CDS encoding K+/H+ antiporter subunit F, protein MTAEAILHWGLLAAHGMLAIGLVFAAARLIRGPRAQDRVLAFDAVYLNAALQIVMFGMRAGQSGYLEAALVMTLLGFAGSSALAKFLMRGEVIE, encoded by the coding sequence ATGACGGCGGAGGCCATCCTCCACTGGGGCCTGCTGGCGGCCCACGGAATGCTGGCCATCGGCCTCGTCTTCGCCGCCGCGCGCCTCATCCGGGGCCCGCGGGCGCAGGACCGCGTCCTGGCGTTCGACGCCGTCTACCTCAACGCCGCGCTGCAGATAGTCATGTTCGGCATGCGCGCCGGCCAGAGCGGCTACCTGGAGGCGGCACTCGTCATGACGCTCCTAGGCTTCGCCGGCAGCTCCGCTCTCGCGAAGTTCCTCATGCGCGGGGAGGTCATCGAGTGA
- a CDS encoding Na+/H+ antiporter subunit E, translating into MRRIVPHPLLAALLAAMWLLLQESLAPADIALGVVLGLVLSRVMVALEQEAPSIRRPLVALGLFLVVSYDVVRSNFAVVAILADRRRKAHSGFVNVPLTIKSPYALAALATIITATPGTFWAAYDSRTNVVTIHVLDLVDPDYWVSAVTQRYERRLRAVFE; encoded by the coding sequence GTGAGGCGCATCGTCCCCCACCCCCTCCTCGCAGCCCTCCTTGCGGCCATGTGGCTCCTGCTCCAAGAGTCGCTCGCCCCGGCCGACATAGCTCTCGGGGTGGTGCTCGGGCTCGTGCTCTCGCGCGTGATGGTGGCGCTGGAGCAGGAGGCGCCCAGCATCAGGCGCCCCCTGGTGGCCCTCGGCCTGTTCCTGGTCGTGTCCTACGACGTGGTGCGCTCCAACTTCGCCGTCGTCGCCATCCTGGCGGACCGGCGCCGCAAGGCTCACTCCGGCTTCGTGAACGTGCCTCTGACCATCAAGAGCCCTTACGCGCTCGCCGCACTGGCGACGATCATCACCGCCACGCCGGGCACTTTCTGGGCTGCCTACGATTCCCGCACGAACGTCGTGACGATCCACGTGCTCGACCTCGTAGACCCCGACTACTGGGTGAGCGCGGTAACGCAACGTTACGAGCGGCGCCTCCGGGCGGTGTTCGAATGA
- a CDS encoding monovalent cation/H+ antiporter subunit D — protein sequence MTGLLEVLDRHVSIVPILLPLVASAAMLLLHERRRRAKAIVSSLTLAAMLAATLRLLAVVADASTPEIVVYRLANWSAPYGIVLVADRLSVLMVLVTVLLGAAGMTYALARWATLGPRFHSLYLLLLMGLCGAFLTGDLFNLYVFFEVLLAASYGLALHGSGKRRVKAGLHYVAINLAASVVFLVGVSLVYAVTGTLNMADLADKVGQLGPDNLVLLKAGLSILGVAFLVKSGAWPLSFWLPTTYSAAAAPVAAIFAVMTKVGVYVILRLVALLWPGGEALALFGSSWLLYLGLATVLFGTFGVLASAELPRMAGYLTMISSGTVLAVVASGDPVVLSSALYYLIGSTIGIGVIFLLCELVNRRDGEVAQAVGPVFHDDFETQLRNEFEGVELGVTLPLATTLLAAAFFFVALQLVGLPPLSGFIAKFGMLAAVVEAGSGGYAHAPASAAWWVVGVIVFSGFCVLVALMRKGVSVFWAEPAGTTRVVRPLEAVPVAFLIALLVALTVLAQPALRYTAAASAGLEARSSYLSSVLQAPAGEEP from the coding sequence ATGACGGGGCTGCTGGAGGTACTCGACCGGCACGTGAGCATCGTGCCGATCCTGCTGCCGCTGGTCGCCAGCGCGGCCATGCTCCTGCTGCACGAACGGAGACGGCGCGCCAAGGCCATCGTGAGTTCGCTCACGCTCGCGGCCATGCTCGCCGCGACCTTACGGCTCCTCGCCGTGGTCGCCGACGCGAGCACGCCCGAGATCGTCGTCTACCGACTCGCGAACTGGAGTGCGCCGTACGGGATCGTGCTCGTCGCCGACAGGCTCTCCGTGCTCATGGTCCTGGTGACCGTGCTCCTCGGGGCCGCCGGCATGACCTACGCGCTCGCACGCTGGGCGACGCTCGGGCCCAGGTTCCATAGCCTCTACCTGCTGCTGCTCATGGGCCTCTGCGGAGCCTTCCTGACGGGCGACCTCTTCAACCTCTACGTGTTCTTCGAGGTGCTCCTCGCCGCCTCATACGGCTTGGCCCTGCACGGTTCCGGCAAGCGGCGCGTGAAGGCCGGCCTCCACTACGTCGCCATCAACCTGGCCGCCTCGGTCGTCTTCCTCGTCGGCGTCAGCCTCGTCTACGCCGTGACGGGCACCCTGAACATGGCCGACCTGGCCGACAAGGTCGGGCAGCTCGGCCCGGACAACCTCGTGCTCTTGAAGGCCGGGCTCTCCATCCTCGGCGTGGCCTTCCTCGTGAAGTCGGGCGCCTGGCCGCTGTCTTTCTGGCTCCCGACCACCTACTCCGCAGCCGCAGCGCCCGTCGCCGCCATCTTCGCCGTGATGACGAAGGTCGGCGTCTACGTGATCCTGCGGCTGGTGGCGCTCCTGTGGCCCGGCGGGGAGGCCCTCGCCCTGTTCGGCAGCTCGTGGCTGCTCTACCTCGGCCTCGCCACGGTCCTGTTCGGTACGTTCGGCGTGCTGGCCAGCGCGGAGCTGCCACGCATGGCCGGCTACCTCACCATGATCTCGTCAGGAACCGTGCTCGCCGTCGTCGCGAGCGGCGACCCCGTCGTGCTGTCAAGCGCCCTGTACTACCTGATCGGCTCGACCATCGGGATCGGCGTCATCTTCCTCCTCTGCGAGCTCGTGAACCGCCGCGACGGCGAGGTGGCCCAGGCCGTCGGCCCCGTCTTCCATGACGACTTCGAGACGCAGCTGCGCAACGAGTTCGAAGGCGTCGAGTTGGGCGTCACGCTGCCGCTCGCCACCACGCTGCTCGCCGCCGCCTTCTTCTTCGTGGCGTTGCAGCTGGTCGGGCTGCCGCCGCTCTCGGGGTTCATCGCCAAGTTCGGCATGCTGGCGGCCGTCGTCGAGGCGGGGTCGGGCGGCTACGCGCACGCGCCGGCCTCCGCGGCCTGGTGGGTCGTCGGCGTCATAGTCTTCTCGGGCTTCTGCGTTCTGGTGGCGCTCATGCGCAAGGGCGTCAGCGTGTTCTGGGCGGAGCCGGCCGGGACCACGCGGGTGGTCAGGCCGCTAGAGGCCGTCCCGGTCGCTTTCCTGATCGCCCTGCTCGTCGCGCTGACCGTGCTGGCCCAGCCGGCGCTGCGCTACACTGCCGCCGCCAGCGCAGGGCTCGAGGCGCGCTCAAGCTACCTGAGCAGCGTCCTGCAAGCACCCGCGGGGGAGGAGCCGTGA
- a CDS encoding Na+/H+ antiporter subunit C, translated as MEIVVAIGIGVLATTGVYLILRPRTFQVIIGLSLLTYAVNLFILAMGRLVVDGAPLLTEGADPSTFADPVPQSLVLTSIVISFSMTALFLVVLLAARGITGTDHVDGDGMSA; from the coding sequence ATGGAGATCGTCGTCGCCATCGGCATCGGCGTCCTCGCGACGACCGGCGTCTACCTGATCCTCAGGCCACGCACCTTCCAGGTGATCATCGGCCTGTCGCTCCTGACTTACGCCGTCAACCTCTTCATCCTCGCCATGGGCAGGCTCGTGGTCGACGGAGCGCCCCTCCTGACGGAAGGCGCCGACCCGAGCACTTTCGCCGACCCCGTTCCGCAGTCGCTCGTGCTCACGTCCATCGTCATCAGCTTCTCCATGACCGCCCTCTTCTTGGTGGTGCTCCTGGCAGCCCGTGGCATCACGGGCACCGACCACGTCGACGGCGACGGGATGAGCGCATGA
- a CDS encoding monovalent cation/H+ antiporter subunit A, whose translation MTIAATYLPVLALLPFVVGMVVALLPRHARNTAAGLAGGTALVGVLLTALAYGGVTEGAVLRQTWSWLPDIGLELTWRLDGLSWLFALLVTGIGALVVLYARYYMAAEDPVPRFFSYLLSFMGSMLGLVLSGNLIQLLFFWELTSLLSFLLIGYWHHNENARDGARMALTVTGLGGFLLLVGVLLVGHVVGSFDIDTVITNREALMASPLVTPAIICLLIGAFAKSAQFPLHFWLPHAMAAPTPVSAYLHSATMVKAGIYLMMRLWPVMAGNDTWYYVVSVAGLVTFLLGGIAAAFQYDLKGILAYSTISHLGLITLLLGLSTPAAAVAAIFHTLNHATFKASLFMAAGVIDHETGTRDIRRLSGLLRHMPYTGTLAIVAAGAMAGVPLLNGFISKEMFLTETLAFHTGSLLDRLLPLIATLGSAFSVLYSVRFIHQVFFGPEATDLPRKPHEPVSWMRLPIELLVLICLVVGIIPNLSVGPLLRSAVVAVLGPEAPRFHLELWHGFTPAFMLSLVAMALGAGLYFALYRRLANREARDRPWAGRVRARRIFDGAMTGLFAGAGFITRLAGTVRLQPQLFLIVLAAVVAGAAPFAYHAVTQAGAGLTLGTRPLTPVSLPFIVVWAFGIASAAGATILAKFHRLAALILTGGAGLAVCLTFVWLSAPDLAVTQLLVEIVTTVLLLLGLRWLPARVATKEDLERSRAVVVARRGRDLVLALIAGGGMATLALAAMTRPRVSGIAEFFNANALEGGGGRNVVNVILVDFRGFDTMGEITVLAIVALTVFALLRRFRPAREVVGSTRQQRRQDAYDEARSDREVGDTARDYLFVPRIVMHLLFPVITLFAIHLFLRGHNEPGGGFAAGVAMATAFIIQYMARGTRWVEERLRVLPLIWIGTGLLVAAFTGIGAWFFGRPFLTSAHDHLHVPLIGEVSLASASLFDLGVFALVIGATVLMLIALAHQSIRSARTGLSAQDLEGATSAPGPAAAEPAVKLGEAGGD comes from the coding sequence GTATGGTGGTCGCGCTCCTACCCCGCCACGCGCGCAACACCGCGGCCGGTCTGGCAGGTGGGACGGCGCTGGTCGGCGTGCTCCTCACCGCGCTGGCGTACGGCGGGGTGACGGAAGGCGCCGTCTTGCGCCAGACGTGGAGTTGGCTTCCCGACATCGGGCTCGAGCTCACGTGGCGGCTTGACGGCCTGAGTTGGCTGTTCGCCCTCCTCGTTACGGGCATCGGCGCCCTCGTCGTGCTCTACGCGCGCTACTACATGGCCGCGGAAGACCCGGTACCGCGGTTCTTCTCTTACCTGCTCTCGTTCATGGGCTCCATGCTCGGGCTCGTGTTGTCTGGCAACCTCATCCAGCTCCTGTTCTTCTGGGAGCTGACCAGCCTCCTCTCGTTCCTCCTCATCGGCTACTGGCACCACAACGAGAACGCGCGCGACGGCGCCCGCATGGCGCTCACCGTCACCGGGCTCGGCGGCTTCCTGCTACTGGTCGGGGTGCTGCTCGTCGGCCATGTCGTCGGCAGCTTCGACATCGACACGGTCATCACCAACCGCGAGGCGCTCATGGCCAGCCCGCTCGTCACGCCGGCCATCATCTGCCTACTCATAGGCGCTTTCGCGAAGAGCGCCCAGTTCCCCCTGCACTTCTGGCTACCGCACGCCATGGCCGCGCCGACGCCCGTGTCGGCCTACCTGCACTCGGCCACCATGGTCAAGGCCGGCATCTACCTGATGATGCGCCTATGGCCCGTGATGGCCGGCAACGACACCTGGTACTACGTCGTCAGCGTCGCGGGTCTGGTGACCTTCCTGCTCGGCGGCATCGCTGCCGCCTTCCAGTACGACCTCAAGGGCATCCTGGCCTATTCGACGATCAGCCACCTCGGGCTCATCACCCTACTGCTAGGCCTATCGACGCCGGCCGCGGCCGTGGCAGCCATCTTCCATACCCTCAACCACGCCACCTTCAAGGCGTCGCTCTTCATGGCCGCGGGCGTCATCGACCACGAGACGGGCACCCGCGACATAAGACGGTTGAGCGGTCTCCTCAGACACATGCCGTACACGGGCACGCTGGCCATAGTCGCCGCCGGCGCGATGGCCGGCGTGCCGCTGCTCAACGGCTTCATCTCCAAGGAGATGTTCCTCACCGAGACCCTGGCGTTCCATACGGGCTCGTTACTGGACCGGCTCCTGCCGCTCATAGCCACCCTGGGGAGCGCCTTCAGCGTCCTCTACTCCGTGCGGTTCATCCACCAGGTCTTCTTCGGGCCGGAAGCCACGGACCTCCCCCGCAAGCCGCACGAGCCCGTCAGCTGGATGCGCCTGCCCATCGAGCTCCTCGTCCTGATCTGCCTGGTCGTCGGCATCATCCCGAACCTGTCGGTCGGCCCGCTCCTGCGTTCGGCGGTCGTCGCCGTGCTCGGCCCGGAGGCGCCCCGCTTCCACCTCGAGTTGTGGCACGGGTTCACCCCGGCGTTCATGCTCAGCCTCGTCGCCATGGCGCTCGGCGCCGGCCTCTACTTCGCCCTCTACCGCCGCCTGGCCAACCGGGAGGCCCGCGACCGCCCCTGGGCGGGCCGCGTGCGCGCGCGCCGCATCTTCGACGGGGCCATGACCGGCCTGTTCGCCGGTGCCGGCTTCATCACGCGCCTGGCCGGCACCGTGAGGCTCCAGCCGCAGCTCTTCCTCATCGTCCTCGCCGCGGTCGTGGCGGGGGCGGCCCCCTTCGCCTACCACGCCGTGACCCAGGCCGGCGCCGGCCTCACGCTCGGGACTCGGCCCCTCACCCCCGTCTCGCTGCCGTTCATCGTCGTGTGGGCGTTCGGCATCGCCAGCGCCGCCGGCGCCACCATCCTCGCCAAGTTCCACCGGCTCGCCGCCCTCATCCTCACGGGCGGGGCGGGGCTGGCCGTGTGCCTGACCTTCGTCTGGCTCTCGGCGCCCGACTTGGCCGTCACACAACTCCTGGTCGAGATCGTGACGACCGTGCTCCTCCTGCTCGGCCTACGCTGGCTCCCCGCCCGCGTGGCCACCAAGGAGGACCTCGAGCGGTCAAGGGCCGTGGTCGTCGCGCGTCGGGGGCGCGACCTCGTGCTGGCGCTGATCGCCGGCGGCGGCATGGCGACCCTCGCCCTGGCGGCCATGACGCGCCCGAGGGTCAGCGGCATCGCCGAGTTCTTCAATGCCAACGCGCTGGAGGGCGGGGGTGGCCGCAACGTCGTCAACGTCATCCTCGTCGACTTCCGCGGTTTCGACACCATGGGCGAGATCACGGTGCTCGCCATCGTGGCCCTCACCGTGTTCGCGCTGCTGAGGCGCTTCCGGCCCGCCCGCGAGGTCGTCGGCAGCACTCGTCAGCAGCGGCGCCAGGACGCCTACGACGAGGCGCGATCGGACAGGGAGGTAGGCGACACCGCGCGCGACTACCTGTTCGTGCCCCGAATCGTCATGCACCTGCTCTTCCCCGTGATCACGCTCTTCGCCATCCATCTCTTCCTGCGCGGGCACAACGAGCCGGGCGGTGGCTTCGCCGCCGGGGTGGCGATGGCCACCGCGTTCATCATCCAGTACATGGCGCGCGGCACTCGTTGGGTCGAGGAACGCCTGCGCGTCCTTCCGCTCATCTGGATCGGGACCGGTCTCCTGGTGGCGGCGTTCACGGGGATAGGCGCCTGGTTCTTCGGACGGCCCTTCCTCACGTCCGCCCACGACCACTTGCACGTTCCGCTCATAGGTGAGGTGAGCCTCGCGTCCGCTAGCCTCTTCGACCTGGGCGTGTTCGCCCTCGTCATCGGCGCGACCGTCCTCATGCTCATAGCCCTCGCGCACCAATCCATCCGCAGCGCCCGCACCGGCCTCTCCGCCCAGGACCTCGAAGGGGCGACGAGCGCGCCCGGCCCCGCCGCGGCCGAACCCGCCGTCAAGCTCGGCGAGGCGGGAGGCGACTGA